The following coding sequences lie in one Phaenicophaeus curvirostris isolate KB17595 chromosome 5, BPBGC_Pcur_1.0, whole genome shotgun sequence genomic window:
- the LMO2 gene encoding rhombotin-2, which produces MGGGNPVNVIGGRRGSSAGGEKASRAESLGGGGGGRAHHHRHATKEPSLPMSSAIERKSLDPSEEPVDEVLQIPPSLLTCGGCQQNIGDRYFLKAIDQYWHEDCLSCDLCGCRLGEVGRRLYYKLGRKLCRRDYLRLFGQDGLCASCDKRIRAYEMTMRVKDKVYHLECFKCAACQKHFCVGDRYLLINSDIVCEQDIYEWTKINGMI; this is translated from the exons ATGGGAG GAGGAAATCCTGTGAATGTCATCGGGGGGCGGAGGGGGAGCTCAGCTGGTGGGGAGAAGGCGTCGAGAGCAGAGAGCctcggcgggggcggcgggggcagAGCCCACCACCACCGGCACGCTACAAAGGAACCGTCCCTGCCAATGTCATCGGCCATCGAGAGGAAAAGCCTCGATCCTTCCGA GGAGCCGGTGGATGAAGTCCTCCAGATCCCCCCTTCGCTGCTGACATGTGGTGGCTGCCAGCAGAACATCGGGGACCGCTATTTCCTGAAAGCCATCGATCAGTACTGGCACGAAGACTGCCTCAGCTGCGACCTGTGCGGGTGCAGGCTTGGAGAAGTGGGGAGACGGTTGTATTATAAACTGGGCAGAAAGCTCTGCAGAAGGGACTATCTCAG GCTCTTTGGCCAAGATGGCCTCTGTGCCTCCTGCGACAAGCGAATCCGGGCTTACGAGATGACCATGCGAGTGAAGGACAAAGTGTATCACCTTGAATGCTTCAAATGTGCTGCCTGCCAGAAACATTTCTGCGTTGGGGACAGATACCTCCTCATCAACTCAGACATAGTATGCGAACAGGACATCTACGAGTGGACTAAGATAAATGGAATGATCTAG